The window CACCTGACTCGAGTCACCCCCGCTGGCGAGCGCATCATTACCACTGCAGGGGAAATCCTGCGCAAGGTCGAAAGCATCAAGCAGATCGCCCAGGAGTTCTCCAACGAGAAGAAGGGCACGCTGTCGATTGCAACGACCCACACCCAGGCGCGGTACGCCTTGCCGCCGGTCATCAGCAATTTCATCAAGCAGTACCCGGACGTTTCCCTGCACATGCATCAGGGCTCGCCAATGCAGATCGCCGAAATGGCGGCAGACGGCAGTGTGGATTTCGCCATCGCCACCGAGGCTCTGGAGTCGTTCAGCGACCTGATCATGATGCCGTGCTATCGCTGGAATCGCTGCGTGGTCGTGCCCCATGGTCACCCGCTGACCAAAGCGCCCAAGCTGACCCTTGAGCTGCTCGCTGAATACCCGATTGTCACCTATGTGTTCGGTTTCACCGGTCGTTCCAAACTGGACGAAGCGTTCAGCCATCGAGGTCTGGAGCCGAAGGTGGTGTTTACCGCAGCCGACGCCGACGTGATCAAGACCTACGTGCGGTTGGGCCTGGGTGTCGGCATCGTCGCGAAAATGGCAGTGGATGCCAAACTCGACAGCGATCTGGTGATGCTCGATGCCAGTGATCTGTTCGAAGCCAGTATTACCAAGATCGGCTTCCGCCGTGGCACATTCCTGCGCGGTTTCATGTGCGACTTCATCGAGAAATTCGCCCCGCACCTGACGCGCGAAGTCATGGCCAAGGCGATCCAGTGCCACAACAAGCAAGAACTGGAAGACCTGTTCGACGGAGTTGAGCTGCCGGTGCATTGATGCACCGGCGCGGGTGGGTTTGATTGGCCGCCTGTGTAGACTCTGTGAGAGCGAATCCATTCGCGAAAGCGGGATTGCGGCAGGCAGATTTCCATCTGATGCACCGGCCTCTTCGCGAATGAATTCGCTCCCACGGGGTAGGTGGTCCCCCTCAGGAGTGCCGCTGTTACGCTTCGCGATCGATGAACCCGCCCTGGTGGGTTTAACTGGCCCTCTGTGGGAGCGAATTCATTCGCGAAAGCGGTATTGCGGCAGGCAGATTTGCATCTGACGCACTGGCCTCTTCGCGAATGAATTCGCTCCCACAGGGGTGTACATCCCCAATAGGCTCTGCGTTTTACACCTTCGCGATCAGATTCCCCGAGTGCAAACCGCACTCTTTCTGCGTGGCTTCTTCCCACCACCAGCGGCCTTCGCGTTCGTGCTGGTTGGGCAGTACCGGGCGGGTGCAGGGTTCGCAGCCAATACTGATGAAACCGCGCTCGTGCAGGCTGTTGTACGGCAACTCCAGCATACGGATGTAGCCCCACACTTCCTCGCTGGTCATCTGCGCCAGGGGGTTGAACTTGTACAGCGTGCGCTCGGGTGTGGAGAACGCGCTGTCGATTTCCACTGCAGCCACGTGGCTGCGGGTGCCAGGGCTCTGGTCGCGGCGCTGGCCTGTGGCCCAGGCCGTGACGCCGGACAGCTTGCGGCGCAGCGGTTCGATCTTGCGCACGCCGCAGCACTCGCCATGGCCATCACGATAAAAGCTGAACAGGCCCTTTTCCTTGACGAAAGGTTCGAGCTTCTGCTGATCGGGGGTCATGATTTCGATATCGATCTTGTAGTGC of the Paucimonas lemoignei genome contains:
- the cysH gene encoding phosphoadenosine phosphosulfate reductase, which encodes MSTPFDVVELAATYATKSPQDILKLAFEHFGDDLWISFSGAEDVVLVDMAWKLNKNVKVFSLDTGRLHPETYRFIEQVREHYKIDIEIMTPDQQKLEPFVKEKGLFSFYRDGHGECCGVRKIEPLRRKLSGVTAWATGQRRDQSPGTRSHVAAVEIDSAFSTPERTLYKFNPLAQMTSEEVWGYIRMLELPYNSLHERGFISIGCEPCTRPVLPNQHEREGRWWWEEATQKECGLHSGNLIAKV
- the cysB gene encoding transcriptional regulator CysB, whose protein sequence is MKLQQLRYIWEVAHHDLNVSATAQSLYTSQPGISKQIRLLEDELGVEVFARSGKHLTRVTPAGERIITTAGEILRKVESIKQIAQEFSNEKKGTLSIATTHTQARYALPPVISNFIKQYPDVSLHMHQGSPMQIAEMAADGSVDFAIATEALESFSDLIMMPCYRWNRCVVVPHGHPLTKAPKLTLELLAEYPIVTYVFGFTGRSKLDEAFSHRGLEPKVVFTAADADVIKTYVRLGLGVGIVAKMAVDAKLDSDLVMLDASDLFEASITKIGFRRGTFLRGFMCDFIEKFAPHLTREVMAKAIQCHNKQELEDLFDGVELPVH